A window from Neobacillus sp. PS3-40 encodes these proteins:
- a CDS encoding amino acid permease, giving the protein MQTQENSTNELRRTMKTRHLFMISLGGVIGSGLFLGTGYTINQAGPIGAILSFIVGGLIMYLTMLCLGELSVAMPVSGSFQTYTTKFIGPATGFTLGWLYWLGWAVTVALEFLSSGQLMQRWFPHSPVWMWCAIFALLLFTLNALSARAFGEAEFWFASIKVVAIILFIFLGAGALFGVIHMGGGQKAPFFSNYVANGVFPHGITALLITMITVNFSFQGTELIGIAAGESEDPEKTIPRSIKQTVWRTLFFFVLAVAVLAGLIPAEKAGVVESPFVVVFDSIGIPYAADIMNFVILTALLSVANSGLYAATRMLYALSKEKMASQVLAKVSKRGVPFNALLITLGVALLSLLSSVFAEKTVFVWLLSIAGLGAQVGWISITASQIAFRRKFLRQGGKVEDLKFKTPFYPILPIVGLTLNCVVLISLAFDSEQRMALYCGVPFAVACYIIYHLKVKKHHEQLKSNEQELQLYSNKKMVI; this is encoded by the coding sequence ATGCAAACACAAGAAAACAGCACAAATGAATTAAGAAGAACCATGAAGACGAGACACTTATTTATGATCTCTCTTGGTGGGGTAATCGGATCGGGCTTATTTTTAGGGACAGGTTATACGATAAATCAAGCAGGCCCAATTGGAGCTATTCTCTCATTTATCGTCGGTGGGTTAATCATGTATTTAACGATGCTCTGTCTTGGAGAACTATCTGTTGCCATGCCGGTTTCCGGCTCGTTTCAAACATATACGACTAAATTTATTGGACCAGCAACAGGATTTACACTTGGTTGGCTCTATTGGCTAGGGTGGGCTGTTACAGTTGCCTTAGAATTTCTATCGTCTGGTCAACTTATGCAAAGATGGTTTCCACACTCACCTGTTTGGATGTGGTGTGCAATTTTTGCCCTTCTCTTATTTACATTAAACGCTCTTTCTGCTCGTGCATTTGGAGAAGCTGAATTTTGGTTTGCAAGTATTAAAGTTGTTGCAATTATCCTGTTTATATTCTTGGGTGCTGGTGCTCTTTTTGGGGTAATTCATATGGGCGGGGGACAAAAAGCACCGTTTTTCTCTAATTATGTTGCCAACGGGGTTTTCCCACATGGAATTACAGCGTTACTAATTACGATGATTACGGTTAACTTTTCGTTTCAGGGTACAGAATTAATTGGTATTGCTGCAGGTGAAAGTGAAGATCCTGAAAAAACTATTCCTAGATCCATCAAACAAACAGTTTGGCGTACCCTTTTCTTCTTCGTTTTAGCTGTAGCTGTGTTAGCAGGTTTAATTCCAGCAGAAAAAGCTGGTGTTGTAGAAAGCCCATTTGTAGTTGTATTCGATAGCATCGGGATCCCTTATGCTGCTGATATTATGAATTTTGTTATCTTGACTGCATTACTTTCGGTTGCAAACTCTGGCTTATATGCTGCAACTAGAATGCTATATGCTCTTTCAAAAGAGAAAATGGCTAGTCAAGTACTTGCCAAAGTTAGTAAAAGAGGTGTTCCATTTAATGCCTTGCTTATTACATTAGGAGTTGCTTTATTATCATTACTTTCAAGTGTTTTTGCTGAAAAAACAGTGTTTGTATGGCTACTCTCCATTGCTGGCTTAGGCGCACAAGTAGGTTGGATTTCCATTACAGCATCGCAAATTGCTTTCCGTAGAAAGTTCCTTCGACAAGGCGGAAAAGTGGAAGACCTAAAATTCAAAACTCCTTTTTATCCAATTCTACCAATCGTAGGATTAACGTTAAACTGTGTCGTACTTATTAGTCTAGCATTTGACTCCGAGCAACGTATGGCACTTTATTGTGGAGTTCCATTTGCAGTTGCATGCTACATCATATACCATCTCAAAGTCAAAAAACATCATGAGCAACTAAAATCAAACGAACAAGAGCTACAATTATACTCAAATAAAAAAATGGTGATTTAG
- a CDS encoding HAMP domain-containing sensor histidine kinase yields the protein MEVVKQMILNLAMILVLLFTFGTWYEHREDKSLKHWTVFLYFFLSIILSLLFSVKSGVHVRFDLRQVPLIVGGIYLGRVNSLFLLAGTILVRSFLGINEGFWISSFIYCIQTIIGISLYTWIHHLSSKKRIVATAIVSLYSSFAFVLFMNAIHHPLTLAEWTSYILFSCLGVVIITATIEAWQRNHFLKQKIMKTEKIEAISQMSAAISHEIRNPLTAVRGFLQLLKETDIEEKKRMEFIDIALLETLRAEEIINDYLTFAKPSLDHLDEINVSSELNQAINIIKALANMNSIEIVTSLCPNTYILGDHHRFQQCLVNILKNGVEAMALGGTFTIKCIRNQKEVCITISDTGIGMTLEQIERLGEPYYSTKGSNGTGLGMMVSHGIIRAMNGKIHVEIQVGKGTTFYITLPIKDVHKLN from the coding sequence GTGGAAGTTGTAAAACAAATGATCTTAAATCTAGCAATGATACTCGTGCTTCTTTTTACATTTGGAACCTGGTATGAACATCGCGAGGACAAGTCATTAAAGCACTGGACTGTTTTCTTATATTTTTTTCTCTCCATAATTCTTTCATTATTATTTTCTGTTAAAAGTGGCGTCCATGTTCGCTTCGATTTGCGGCAGGTTCCTCTAATTGTTGGAGGGATTTATCTTGGAAGAGTAAATAGTCTGTTTCTTTTGGCGGGAACCATTCTTGTTAGATCCTTTTTGGGCATAAATGAAGGATTTTGGATCTCATCATTTATTTATTGTATTCAAACCATAATTGGAATCTCATTATATACATGGATTCATCATTTATCATCTAAAAAAAGAATTGTCGCTACAGCAATCGTTTCCCTATATTCTTCTTTTGCATTTGTTCTTTTTATGAATGCCATCCATCATCCATTGACTTTAGCTGAGTGGACAAGTTACATTCTTTTTTCATGTCTTGGTGTGGTAATTATTACGGCAACGATTGAAGCTTGGCAGAGAAACCACTTTTTAAAACAAAAAATAATGAAAACGGAAAAGATTGAAGCAATTAGTCAAATGAGTGCTGCTATTTCACATGAAATTCGAAATCCTCTAACAGCAGTCAGAGGATTCTTACAGCTATTAAAGGAAACGGACATCGAAGAAAAGAAGCGAATGGAGTTTATTGATATTGCCTTACTTGAAACATTAAGAGCGGAAGAAATAATTAATGATTATTTAACATTTGCCAAACCATCATTGGATCATTTGGATGAAATAAATGTATCTAGTGAATTGAATCAAGCAATAAATATTATTAAAGCCCTCGCAAATATGAATTCGATTGAAATTGTTACATCACTTTGCCCTAATACATATATACTCGGTGATCACCACCGTTTTCAACAATGCCTTGTTAATATTTTAAAGAATGGTGTGGAAGCCATGGCACTTGGAGGTACCTTCACCATTAAATGTATTCGAAATCAAAAAGAGGTTTGCATCACTATTAGTGATACTGGAATTGGAATGACACTTGAACAAATTGAACGACTTGGTGAACCGTATTATTCTACAAAGGGTTCAAATGGAACTGGGCTTGGAATGATGGTAAGTCATGGAATCATTCGAGCCATGAATGGGAAAATTCATGTTGAAATCCAGGTTGGTAAAGGAACAACCTTTTATATTACACTTCCTATAAAAGATGTTCATAAACTTAATTAA
- a CDS encoding helix-turn-helix transcriptional regulator, with amino-acid sequence MFNRELVKGSTSLLLLQLLNERDMYGYELVKELEQRSDHDFSVKEGTLYPALHKLEKQEYIECYWREQEKGPARKYYRMTIPGKEMLTEKTREWRDFVRVMNKVIGDKKNGTVEE; translated from the coding sequence ATGTTTAATCGAGAATTAGTAAAAGGGAGTACTTCCTTACTTTTGCTTCAGTTGTTAAATGAACGGGATATGTACGGTTATGAATTGGTAAAAGAGTTAGAACAGCGCAGCGATCATGATTTTAGTGTAAAAGAAGGAACGTTGTATCCAGCACTTCATAAACTTGAAAAGCAGGAATACATCGAATGTTACTGGCGTGAACAAGAGAAGGGCCCCGCGCGAAAGTATTATCGAATGACAATCCCTGGTAAAGAAATGTTAACTGAAAAAACTCGCGAATGGCGGGACTTTGTACGGGTGATGAACAAGGTAATAGGAGACAAGAAAAATGGAACAGTCGAAGAATAG
- a CDS encoding DUF4173 domain-containing protein codes for MENEINKSDWLFWLSCLVLGIIAEEAFFRGEIGISNILFLFAFYSVFFWKFKRYPFTNQRLGYLVISCIWLLGASFFISDNKFFYVLNILAVPFLVMFHLLLITGPKCLKWNKPRFLVYIFVMIIDAIKYIFSFVGISGKSLKQGMNESRFLIWKKVMIGIVISIPVLFVVLNLLMAADSQFERIIGGLPIWAKNINPEFILRFIAILMYSLVFFGFMQVLFNKYILVANSEMEKTRFQLDGIIMLTVLVLLNVVYIMFTIVQFKYFFSGTLQGDYTYAQYARRGFFELLFATLINLTVTVVTVTFVNQVTHLLKRFSQIMLTILLLASGVMLTSAFLRLLMYEEAYGFTFTRVLVHSFMIFLVIIFAYTLIKIWLERVSLFHFYFITSLIFYTGVNILDLDRVVVNQNISRYEQTGKIDLQYLNHLSNTGLLGLIDLYEKDPHVEGLKNILLERKKEALTENHPWQSFNLTRQQANKDLKNLHLSKSE; via the coding sequence ATGGAAAATGAAATAAATAAATCAGATTGGCTTTTTTGGTTATCATGTTTAGTACTTGGAATCATAGCAGAAGAGGCTTTTTTTCGTGGTGAAATTGGTATATCTAATATCCTTTTTCTTTTTGCCTTTTATTCAGTATTCTTCTGGAAATTTAAGAGGTACCCATTTACTAATCAGCGTCTGGGTTATCTAGTCATTAGCTGTATTTGGCTTTTAGGAGCAAGCTTTTTTATAAGTGATAATAAATTTTTCTATGTATTAAACATCTTGGCTGTTCCTTTTCTTGTGATGTTCCATCTCTTGTTAATAACAGGACCCAAATGTTTAAAGTGGAATAAACCAAGATTTCTTGTTTATATTTTTGTAATGATTATCGATGCTATAAAATATATTTTTTCTTTTGTGGGTATTAGTGGAAAGTCTTTGAAGCAAGGGATGAATGAAAGTAGATTTCTAATTTGGAAAAAGGTAATGATCGGAATTGTTATCTCTATCCCTGTTTTATTCGTAGTTCTAAATTTGTTAATGGCAGCAGATTCTCAATTTGAACGGATCATTGGGGGTCTTCCGATTTGGGCAAAGAATATTAATCCCGAATTTATTTTACGATTCATTGCCATTCTGATGTATTCACTTGTTTTCTTTGGGTTTATGCAAGTCTTATTTAATAAATATATCTTAGTTGCAAATTCTGAAATGGAAAAAACCCGTTTTCAACTTGATGGTATCATCATGCTTACGGTTCTTGTTTTACTAAATGTAGTTTATATTATGTTTACCATTGTCCAGTTTAAATATTTTTTCAGCGGGACGTTGCAAGGCGATTATACTTACGCACAGTATGCAAGAAGGGGATTTTTCGAGTTATTGTTTGCAACATTAATAAATTTGACGGTCACCGTCGTTACTGTAACTTTTGTTAACCAAGTCACTCATTTATTGAAACGATTTAGCCAAATCATGCTGACCATTCTTCTTTTAGCAAGTGGAGTGATGTTAACTTCAGCATTCCTACGTTTATTGATGTATGAAGAAGCTTACGGTTTTACGTTTACGAGAGTACTTGTTCATTCATTTATGATTTTTCTTGTTATTATATTTGCTTATACATTAATCAAGATTTGGCTTGAAAGAGTTTCACTGTTTCATTTTTACTTTATTACATCACTTATTTTCTATACGGGCGTGAATATTTTGGATTTAGATCGTGTGGTTGTGAATCAAAATATTTCCCGCTACGAACAAACTGGCAAAATTGATCTTCAATATCTAAATCATCTGTCCAATACCGGTTTGTTAGGGTTAATCGATTTGTACGAAAAAGATCCTCATGTGGAGGGTTTGAAAAATATTTTGCTCGAACGTAAAAAAGAAGCGTTAACTGAAAACCATCCATGGCAATCATTCAATTTGACAAGACAACAAGCCAATAAAGATCTTAAAAATTTACATTTATCAAAGAGTGAGTGA
- a CDS encoding transporter substrate-binding domain-containing protein: MFKRFSIMLLIAVVALVSVACSNNSSDKEATKKVDTAWTKIKDKGTLVVATSGTLYPTSYHDSKTNKLTGYEVEVVNELAKRLGLKVKYSEIGFDGMLTSINSGQVDLAANDIEVNDARKDKFAFSTPVKYSFGTAIVRKSDLSGIKTLEDIKGKKSAGAATSVYMDLSRKLGAKEVVYDNATNEQYLRDVATGRTDVILNDYYLQTLALAYYPKLNITIHPNIRFNPTSVALVMKKGNTDLVKNVNKELNEMLTDGTMTKISKEFFANADVTKQVKQKNIQIISTK, from the coding sequence ATGTTCAAAAGGTTTAGTATTATGTTATTAATTGCTGTAGTCGCATTAGTAAGCGTCGCATGCAGTAATAATAGTTCAGATAAAGAGGCTACAAAAAAGGTGGATACTGCTTGGACAAAGATTAAAGATAAAGGAACCCTTGTTGTTGCTACTTCGGGCACACTCTATCCAACTTCGTACCATGATTCTAAAACAAACAAACTTACTGGTTATGAAGTTGAAGTAGTAAATGAGCTTGCAAAGCGTCTTGGACTAAAAGTCAAGTATTCTGAAATCGGTTTCGACGGCATGCTTACTTCAATAAATAGTGGTCAAGTTGACTTAGCAGCAAATGATATCGAAGTGAATGATGCAAGAAAAGATAAATTTGCTTTCTCTACACCTGTAAAATATTCATTTGGTACGGCAATTGTTAGAAAAAGTGACCTTTCCGGTATTAAAACACTCGAAGACATTAAAGGGAAAAAATCAGCTGGTGCAGCAACATCTGTTTACATGGACCTATCCCGCAAACTAGGCGCTAAAGAAGTTGTTTATGATAATGCTACAAATGAACAATATCTTCGTGACGTTGCAACTGGTAGAACAGACGTTATTTTAAATGACTATTATCTACAAACGCTTGCACTTGCTTACTATCCAAAATTAAATATTACCATTCATCCAAATATTCGCTTTAACCCAACTAGTGTTGCTTTGGTAATGAAAAAAGGTAATACTGATCTTGTTAAAAATGTAAATAAAGAGTTAAACGAAATGTTAACAGATGGTACAATGACAAAGATTTCAAAAGAATTCTTTGCTAATGCTGATGTTACAAAGCAAGTAAAACAAAAAAATATCCAAATTATTAGTACAAAATAA
- a CDS encoding TIGR00266 family protein, which produces MNNHEIDYKIYGDDMQFVEIELDPQETVVAEAGGFMMMEDDIHMETIFGDGSGSGSGLMGKLFSAGKRVLTGESLFMTTFTNQGKGIRRVSFASPYPGKIIPMDLSELNGKIICQKDAFLAAAKGVTVGIEFQRKIGAGFFGGEGFIMQKLEGDGMAFVHAGGTIIKKELLPGQTLRVDTGCLVAMTSNVSYDIEFVKGVKTALFGGEGLFFATLRGPGSIWIQSLPFSRLASRVFAAAPRNGGAKDEGSIARGLFDLFNGD; this is translated from the coding sequence ATGAATAACCATGAAATTGATTATAAAATTTATGGCGATGACATGCAATTTGTTGAAATTGAGTTAGACCCACAAGAAACCGTCGTGGCGGAAGCCGGAGGTTTCATGATGATGGAAGATGATATACATATGGAAACGATTTTTGGTGACGGATCTGGTAGTGGCAGCGGATTAATGGGCAAATTGTTTAGCGCTGGAAAACGTGTTCTTACAGGTGAAAGTCTTTTCATGACCACCTTTACAAACCAAGGCAAGGGCATAAGACGCGTTTCCTTTGCTTCACCTTATCCCGGAAAGATCATTCCAATGGATCTTAGTGAGTTAAACGGTAAAATTATTTGCCAGAAGGATGCATTCCTTGCAGCAGCAAAAGGCGTTACAGTTGGAATCGAATTTCAACGAAAAATTGGTGCAGGTTTTTTTGGCGGTGAAGGATTTATTATGCAAAAACTTGAAGGCGACGGAATGGCATTTGTCCACGCAGGCGGAACCATAATCAAAAAAGAACTTCTCCCGGGTCAAACCCTTCGTGTTGATACTGGCTGTCTTGTTGCGATGACAAGCAATGTAAGCTACGATATTGAGTTTGTTAAAGGCGTCAAAACTGCCCTTTTTGGTGGAGAAGGTTTATTCTTTGCCACCTTAAGAGGCCCTGGTTCTATTTGGATCCAATCCCTTCCATTTAGCCGACTTGCAAGTCGTGTCTTCGCGGCTGCACCACGAAACGGTGGAGCTAAAGACGAAGGAAGTATTGCAAGAGGACTCTTTGATTTGTTTAATGGCGATTGA
- a CDS encoding TIGR04190 family B12-binding domain/radical SAM domain protein: protein MIYDLVLLHPPTVYDFRKEMLFTGPISDVVPSSPVFEMYPIGLTSICDYLERFGLKVKIINIANRMLLNPKFDVEKKIKKIKTKAFGIDLHWLPHAHGSIELAKIVKKHHPNTPVLFGGLSSTYFHKELIEYPCIDFVVRGDTTEKLILLLLNQLEKKNSDDFAGIPNLTWKRNQSYFYNDMTYIVDSLDEFEMPGYRYMIGSVFKYFNLLDGLPYKGWMKYPNTALLTSKGCTHNCLICGGSKDAYLQNCNRKKIVMRSPEKLIEDIAFIQRFTRAPIFLLNDIRQGGKEYVDKFLQGLENMDVKDEIVFELFHYAGDEFFNRIQKAVPKYSIELTLESGDEDLRRLNGKLACSNEKIFETLKSALNNGCSKIDLFFMIGIPGQTYKSALQNIDFCEKVHKECGEDPRISYFIAPLAPFLDPASPAFEHPEIYGYKKFCNTIEDFRQAMLQPSWKNMLSYETNKMTREEIVKATYDSALKLNQFKFDHQIIDKMVYDEVKNKIEKSVEFLERIDDILLLAPEEKRRELEIIKEEVEVINRHSICGKNELKWEVKKLFANLPSLAHVGLEMLIREIAKEVKCRLGKIDRYRVSLEQTPNHPKPK from the coding sequence ATGATTTATGATCTTGTACTTTTACATCCACCTACCGTTTATGATTTTCGAAAAGAAATGTTATTCACCGGTCCTATTAGTGATGTTGTTCCTTCATCACCTGTATTTGAAATGTACCCAATAGGCTTAACAAGCATTTGTGATTATCTGGAACGATTTGGGTTAAAGGTGAAAATAATTAATATTGCTAATCGTATGCTCCTAAATCCAAAATTTGATGTTGAAAAGAAAATAAAAAAGATTAAAACGAAGGCATTTGGAATTGATCTGCATTGGCTGCCACATGCACATGGGAGTATCGAACTAGCAAAAATTGTTAAGAAGCATCATCCCAATACACCGGTCCTATTTGGAGGACTTTCCTCAACCTATTTTCATAAAGAGCTTATTGAATATCCTTGCATTGATTTTGTTGTAAGAGGGGATACAACCGAAAAATTGATCCTATTACTTTTAAATCAGCTAGAAAAAAAGAATAGTGATGATTTTGCGGGGATTCCAAATCTAACATGGAAACGAAATCAATCTTATTTTTATAATGACATGACATATATTGTTGATAGTCTGGACGAATTTGAAATGCCAGGATACCGGTATATGATCGGATCTGTTTTTAAATATTTTAATCTATTAGATGGGCTTCCGTATAAAGGGTGGATGAAATATCCAAATACAGCTTTACTTACCTCCAAAGGATGTACCCATAACTGTCTAATATGTGGTGGATCAAAAGACGCCTATTTACAAAATTGTAATCGAAAAAAAATTGTTATGAGATCACCTGAAAAATTAATTGAGGATATTGCCTTTATTCAGCGATTTACCCGTGCCCCCATTTTTCTGTTAAATGATATTCGTCAAGGTGGAAAGGAATATGTTGATAAATTCCTACAAGGCCTAGAAAATATGGATGTTAAGGATGAAATTGTGTTTGAATTGTTTCATTATGCGGGGGATGAGTTTTTTAATCGTATTCAAAAAGCAGTACCAAAATATAGCATTGAGCTTACCCTCGAATCAGGAGACGAAGATTTACGACGTTTAAACGGGAAGCTTGCTTGCTCAAATGAAAAAATATTTGAGACACTTAAATCAGCACTAAATAATGGATGCTCAAAAATTGATCTTTTCTTTATGATTGGAATCCCTGGACAGACTTATAAAAGTGCCCTTCAGAATATTGATTTTTGTGAAAAAGTTCACAAAGAATGCGGAGAGGATCCACGAATTTCTTACTTTATTGCACCACTTGCACCATTTCTCGACCCAGCGAGCCCGGCTTTTGAACATCCAGAAATATATGGTTATAAAAAATTCTGCAATACCATCGAGGATTTCCGTCAAGCGATGTTACAACCTTCGTGGAAAAATATGTTAAGCTATGAAACAAATAAAATGACACGAGAAGAAATTGTGAAAGCTACCTATGATTCGGCATTAAAGTTAAATCAATTCAAATTCGATCATCAGATTATTGATAAAATGGTTTATGATGAAGTGAAGAATAAAATTGAAAAATCTGTTGAATTCCTTGAAAGAATTGATGATATCCTGCTTTTAGCACCTGAAGAGAAGAGGAGAGAGCTTGAAATCATTAAAGAAGAAGTCGAAGTCATTAACCGGCATAGCATATGTGGGAAAAATGAACTGAAATGGGAGGTGAAAAAGCTCTTTGCTAATTTACCTTCTCTTGCCCACGTTGGACTTGAGATGTTAATAAGAGAAATAGCGAAAGAGGTAAAATGCAGGCTTGGGAAGATTGACCGCTATCGTGTTTCTTTGGAACAAACTCCAAATCATCCTAAACCAAAGTAA
- a CDS encoding SulP family inorganic anion transporter: MFFDKRFQQYSLSSIPKDILAGLIVGVIAIPLGMAFAIASGVKPEYGIYTTVVAGICISLFGGSKYQIGGPTGAFIPILFGIVVTYGYGNLLIAGFLAGIILLLMGIFRLGSLIKFIPRPVTIGFTTGIAVTIFIGQVASFLGLVGIKKHEEFILNLKELYIHIGTANFFSILTAMICLITMILTPKFAPKVPGPLIGLLLSSIVATLFYPDQVATIGTSYGEIPNSLPHFHIPNVNLDLIIKLMKPAFIIAMLGGIESLLSAVVADGMTNSRHSSNKELIGQGIANMITPLFGGIPATGAIARTATNIKNGAISPLSGIIHGVVVLLVLLFFAPYASYIPLASMAPILMVVAWNMSERKVFSHILKTKTVDSLTLLTTFILTVFVNLTVAVEVGLVMSAILFAKRMSDVMLTEKVLPNLDHKIENQMVTDTHDCPQISIYNIEGALFFGAAQTFQQTIMSTINYNPKILLLRMSKVPFMDTTGEANLASIVKHFSKSGIVLISGINTQPETVLKKTGLYKVIGKDHFFEHTGEAIDYALGHIEQNKCAGCKHFAFKECSKLSDVESVESVESKRKLSPTY; the protein is encoded by the coding sequence ATGTTTTTTGATAAAAGGTTTCAGCAGTATTCTCTAAGCAGCATTCCAAAAGATATCCTCGCAGGATTAATTGTAGGGGTGATAGCGATCCCGCTTGGAATGGCATTTGCCATCGCTTCGGGCGTGAAACCTGAGTATGGTATTTATACCACGGTAGTTGCGGGCATTTGTATTTCTTTATTCGGAGGATCAAAGTATCAAATTGGTGGGCCAACGGGGGCATTTATTCCGATTTTATTCGGAATCGTTGTGACGTATGGTTATGGGAACTTGTTAATAGCTGGTTTTTTAGCAGGAATTATACTATTGTTAATGGGGATTTTCAGGCTAGGCTCCCTCATCAAATTTATTCCAAGACCCGTTACAATTGGTTTTACAACTGGGATAGCTGTCACCATTTTCATAGGGCAGGTTGCGAGTTTCCTAGGACTTGTTGGAATCAAAAAACATGAGGAATTCATTCTGAACTTGAAAGAATTATATATTCATATAGGGACAGCTAATTTTTTTAGCATTCTTACAGCCATGATATGTCTTATTACGATGATTTTAACACCAAAATTTGCTCCTAAAGTACCTGGTCCACTGATTGGCTTACTGTTGTCATCAATTGTTGCGACACTTTTTTATCCTGATCAAGTAGCTACAATTGGAACTAGTTACGGTGAGATTCCAAATTCACTCCCACATTTTCATATTCCAAATGTGAATTTGGATTTAATTATTAAGCTAATGAAACCAGCTTTTATTATTGCGATGCTAGGTGGAATCGAATCTTTACTCTCGGCCGTAGTTGCTGATGGGATGACTAACAGCAGACATAGCAGTAACAAAGAACTTATTGGCCAGGGGATCGCGAACATGATTACGCCCTTATTTGGAGGGATTCCAGCTACTGGTGCAATTGCCCGTACGGCTACAAATATAAAAAATGGTGCAATCTCTCCATTATCTGGAATCATTCATGGTGTAGTTGTATTGCTTGTGTTACTGTTTTTTGCCCCATATGCTTCTTATATTCCATTGGCAAGTATGGCTCCTATTTTAATGGTAGTTGCTTGGAATATGAGTGAACGAAAGGTTTTTAGCCATATTTTAAAAACAAAAACGGTTGATTCCTTAACCCTTTTGACCACATTTATTTTAACAGTGTTTGTGAATTTAACAGTAGCTGTTGAAGTGGGTCTAGTCATGTCAGCCATCTTGTTTGCAAAACGGATGAGTGATGTGATGTTGACAGAGAAGGTATTGCCAAATCTGGATCATAAAATTGAGAACCAAATGGTAACAGATACCCATGATTGTCCGCAAATTAGTATTTATAATATTGAAGGGGCATTATTTTTTGGTGCAGCTCAAACATTTCAACAAACAATCATGAGTACCATTAACTACAACCCTAAAATTTTATTATTACGAATGAGCAAAGTTCCATTTATGGATACGACCGGTGAAGCAAACTTAGCTAGTATTGTTAAACATTTTTCGAAAAGTGGTATAGTTCTTATATCAGGAATAAATACTCAACCCGAGACCGTTCTGAAAAAGACTGGACTATATAAGGTAATTGGTAAAGATCACTTTTTTGAACATACGGGAGAGGCGATTGACTATGCACTTGGACATATTGAACAAAATAAATGTGCAGGGTGTAAACATTTCGCATTTAAGGAATGTTCGAAGCTTTCAGATGTTGAAAGTGTTGAAAGTGTTGAATCAAAAAGAAAACTTTCCCCCACATATTAG
- a CDS encoding metalloregulator ArsR/SmtB family transcription factor codes for MNLEMQRFKAEFFKALAHPLRIRILELLGEGDKNVNEIQTLVGSEGSSVSQQLTILRAKHIVSGKKDGNRVVYTLKDPMIIELLAVARQIFNNHLVDTITILDKLIVEQDAEEE; via the coding sequence TTGAATCTTGAAATGCAACGATTTAAGGCCGAATTTTTCAAGGCACTTGCGCACCCTTTGAGAATCCGTATTTTGGAATTATTGGGTGAAGGTGATAAAAATGTGAATGAGATCCAAACCCTTGTTGGAAGTGAAGGCTCAAGTGTTTCACAGCAGCTAACGATATTACGTGCGAAGCATATTGTCTCAGGTAAAAAAGATGGGAATCGGGTCGTATATACGTTAAAGGATCCAATGATTATCGAGTTGCTTGCTGTTGCTCGGCAAATATTTAATAATCATCTTGTTGATACTATTACCATTCTTGACAAACTCATTGTTGAACAGGATGCCGAAGAAGAATAA
- a CDS encoding DUF1659 domain-containing protein: protein MAQVMLAETTIRLTFEAGMNDKGESIYRTKSLNNVKKESTADQLFQVAQAISVLCNDPLNSVLRFDSSEIIG from the coding sequence ATGGCACAGGTCATGCTAGCCGAAACAACAATACGATTGACTTTTGAAGCAGGTATGAACGATAAAGGTGAGTCTATCTACAGAACTAAATCGTTAAACAATGTTAAAAAAGAGTCAACAGCAGACCAACTTTTTCAAGTAGCACAAGCCATTTCAGTTTTATGTAACGATCCGCTTAATAGTGTCCTGCGTTTTGACAGCTCTGAAATTATTGGTTAA
- a CDS encoding DUF2922 domain-containing protein, which translates to MAKTLELLFATESGKAASLSFDNPKEPIDQAIVKQSMEQIIASGVFYSANGNFATVKGARVIERNVTDYEII; encoded by the coding sequence ATGGCCAAAACATTAGAATTACTATTTGCAACAGAATCAGGAAAGGCGGCAAGTCTTTCGTTTGATAATCCGAAAGAACCAATCGATCAAGCGATTGTGAAGCAATCAATGGAACAAATTATTGCTTCTGGAGTGTTTTATTCAGCTAATGGTAATTTTGCGACTGTCAAGGGAGCAAGAGTTATAGAACGCAATGTAACGGATTATGAAATTATTTAA